One window from the genome of Sardina pilchardus chromosome 12, fSarPil1.1, whole genome shotgun sequence encodes:
- the agxtb gene encoding alanine--glyoxylate and serine--pyruvate aminotransferase b — protein MMHRALISRGARLAQQASADGSLLALSAPAVTCSHRPACSVAVPPPACMLRPLEAPFRYLFGPGPSNVPPRVLAAAGRPIIGHLHPEMYEIMNDIKKGIQYAFQTQNNMTLSMSGSGHAAMECAVFNTVEPGESVLVAINGIWGERVAEIAERMGAKVHTMVKTPGEYFSNKEIEQALAKHKPVLFFLTHGESSAGLAHPVDGIGDLCRKHNTLFLVDSVASLGATPLYMDQQNIDILYTGSQKALNAPPGTAPVSFNERACEKMFNRKTKPVSYMLDMTHLSNYWGNDGKPARMYHHTGPVSGFFALRESLAILAEKGLERSWQEHREVAEYLWKGLEDLGLKLFIKDKDLRLPSVTTIAIPEGYDWREMLAYIMKHHQMEMTGGLGPSIGMVMRVGLMGYNCNKPNADMALSALADALRNCKKSKA, from the exons ATGATGCACAGGGCTCTGATCTCCCGGGGCGCGCGGCTGGCACAGCAGGCCTCCGCCGACGGCTCGTTGCTCGCGCTTAGTGCGCCTGCAGTCACCTGTTCGCACCGTCCGGCATGCTCCGTCGCCGTCCCACCACCCGCGTGCATGCTGAGGCCGCTGGAGGCACCTTTCCGTTATCTCTTCGGCCCCGGACCTTCCAACGTTCCACCGCGTGTTTTAGCTGCGGCAGGCAGACCCATCATTGGCCATTTGCACCCAGAGATgtatgag ATCATGAACGACATTAAGAAGGGGATCCAGTACGCTTTCCAGACGCAGAACAACATGACCCTGTCCATGAGCGGCTCCGGGCACGCGGCCATGGAATGCGCGGTGTTCAACACAGTGGAACCCGGCGAGAGCGTGCTGGTCGCCATCAATGGCATCTGGGGAGAGCGTGTCGCCGAGATCGCAGAAAGAATGG GTGCTAAAGTCCATACTATGGTCAAAACACCAGGGGAATATTTCAGCAATAAAGAAATCGAGCAG gcCCTGGCAAAACACAAGCCTGTGCTGTTCTTTCTAACTCACGGTGAGTCATCTGCTGGTTTGGCCCACCCTGTAGATGGCATCGGAGACCTGTGCCGCAA ACACAACACTCTGTTCCTGGTGGACTCTGTGGCCTCCCTGGGGGCTACTCCTCTGTATATGGACCAGCAGA ACATCGACATCCTCTACACTGGCTCACAGAAAGCACTTAACGCTCCACCAGGCACGGCACCCGTCTCCTTCAATGAGAGAGCCtg TGAGAAGATGTTCAACAGGAAGACCAAACCTGTCTCCTACATGTTAGACATGACTCATCTTTCCAACTACTGGGGCAATGACGGAAAACCAGCCAGAAT GTATCACCACACAGGGCCTGTATCTGGCTTCTTTGCTTTGAGGGAGAGTCTTGCAATTCTGGCAGAGAAG GGTTTAGAAAGGTCTTGGCAGGAGCATCGGGAGGTGGCTGAATACCTGTGGAAAGGACTGGAGGATCTCGGACTCAAACTCTTCATCAAGGacaag GACCTGAGGTTGCCATCGGTAACCACCATAGCGATCCCAGAGGGTTATGATTGGCGGGAGATGCTAGCCTACATCATGAAGCACCACCAGATGGAGATGACAGGGGGCCTGGGACCATCCATAGGCATg GTGATGCGTGTGGGGCTGATGGGATATAACTGCAACAAACCCAATGCTGACATGGCGCTCAGCGCTCTCGCCGATGCCCTCAGAAACTGCAAGAAGAGCAAGGcatag